The Anomalospiza imberbis isolate Cuckoo-Finch-1a 21T00152 chromosome Z, ASM3175350v1, whole genome shotgun sequence genomic interval ATATGGGACAACAGTACTGGcgaattttataaaaattaaaatgttccaTGAAACAGACAGTACTGAATTTGTGTTGCTTGATTAACTTTGATGTCACAGTTGTGGTCTGCATTAGCTTATTCTGATTTTTTGCTGTTGGTTCATATTTGCAATCCATACTCCATAAATTTAGAGACTCTgaattttgccttttaaaacaTAGTATTGAAATAATACATAGCAAAACAATTCCCATTGCCTTTGAAGGTTGCAGATGTCTGTATGACATGTCATAAGGTAAATAGTTTTATCAGCTTGCTTTCTAATGACTGACTGCTTTTATAAACTCTTTATAATTGACTGGTTTTAAAGACTCCTACCACAGATAGTTAACTTTAAATATTTCCGTTAAAAATACAATGTTTCTCAAGGTTGTATGCCATAGATAAATACTTACTCTTGTTTTAAGACTTGAGCAATGTTTAATTTGAGCCTGAgtgaaaacacttttttcctctctttctgtcTGTGTATGTAAATGTGTGTATGTTTCTATGCACTGTATTTTCATTGGTTAATTGTATATTGCCCAGTGTGCCAGAGACTGCCACTTGTGCTTTTAAATTCTAGATGTCGTTTATGCTTGCAAGAATTGGTGAGCAAATAAACTGAATATTTTGACCCAGCTACATTATAAGATTGAGGTCAGTAAAATCCATTCTATCAGTGTTTCTGAAGAAGTGTTTCCTACAAGAATTTTGTGACAGCGTTGTCCTGGTTTGTCCTACCACAGAATTGTTTCAGTTGTTCTATTTTGTGTACTAACAAATTAACATTTAGGaattgtttaattatttttatagagTTACTCAAGTTTCTGTGGATTTAcagattcaaaaaaaaaaaaagagaactaaAGTCCTACTATACATTTAAAGTTGAAGAATTCACCAGGTATTTTCACTGGTAATAACATTTTCACATTTACAAAAGAGGAAGTGATTGCTATTCCATATACCATTGAAACAGGTCCTCCTTCTTTGTAACATTAGTGCCAAAACATCTATTATCTGTATACTTTTGGAGACATCTGCCATCCTTTACTGTTTTAAACAACAATGCTGTTGTATGACAAACATAAATTCATAAAAATATAAGGAAATCTAATTGCTGATTCCAGTAGGTAAATCCCTCCACCTTATTCTATGTCCCCACACAACTATCCGAAATggttttctaattaaaaatgttGTAAGAATAACAACTGTCCATGTCATTTTCTTCCACATAATGTTACTGTTTCTggattttgttacttttttgtTACTTTTGTTAGCTTTCAGCTGTGAATTAGGAGTAAAAAATAGTTCTAGCCAATAGCAAGctcagtttttaaaaacaaagacaaggAATTGGAAGACTGAGGATTCCTGCTCTGATATCTCTGAATTACATTGTGCTCAGAGAAATTTGGTGTAGTTGCttatattataatttttattttatgtaaacAATTCCTAAGGACTTAAGAATTGTTTGCAAAGGACTTTGAAGTTCTTGGATGCCCAGTCACCCCCTCCTTGTCCCCTTTTTTGTGTTATGGTACATGACATGAGAAGCATTAACACTCAGGAGCTGTCACTGTAGACAGTGGGATACAAAAAAACACCCCTGCAAACCCTGAGTACCTGTCAAAGGATGGAAACGTGCCTCCCCTGGTGATCTCTGTCTCCCTGCAGGTGTCAGCTGCACCCTTGCATGCCAGCAACAAGGTGGATGGCAGTTAAGTTCCTCAGGTATTTTAATATCTCAGCAGTCTGCAAGTTTCCACACTTACCCCACAGCTTAATATTATGACTCCATTAAATCCCCTGAATTATGCTCAGATGCCccaaattatatttaaataacaCAACAGTGATGTGATTGTAATTACTGCACTAATGGGGTTGGTGAGGGTGAAAAGATCCGTATCGACAATTAATTGAAGTAACAAAACATGTACCTTACAATTATTTATTGGAATAATAACAACAGTATATAACTCATAAATTGTGTAAGGAAAAGTGATATGGGAAATCCACCAACAGCTACAACactgaggaaaatattttgattgtaCTCAGCAATTTAGCAAATTACAGGACAGTGtcaaaatatgtaatttttattttttaagagttttctgacaaaaaaagcCTGCAGACAGTTTTCTGTGGTGGCTCTTGCTCTCAGGAGCACAACTCATGGCTTCCCTAGGGCAAAGAAAAGGCCTGATGATCCTCTGACTGCACTTCATGTGAGGAACTACAGGGGTGGCTTCAGTgaaaagctgccagaagcttcacCATGTTTGATGTAGCCAGTTCCAGCTGACTTCGAGACGAACCCACTCCTGCCAAGGCCAATCCATCAGCAAAGCTGGGAGCATTTCTGGGATAACATAttaaaaaaggggggaaaaataaggCCCACTCacagcaagaaaggaaaaattcagatttagtttctttctctttatcCTACTCAGAATTGATTagcaattaattaaattaatttcaccCAGTTTCTTATCAGGCAGAAAATACTAGAGTTTCATGTCTATGCTTCAATTTTCTGGAAGAGGATGGAACAGGAAAAAGCCAATTCATCCCATGGAGGTATTTCATAATTTCTGGAGCTCAGAGCTCAGGACTGCATGAAAGGCTGTTGTATTCCAACCaagaatttctgaaaataaaggGTGGGATGTGCAGAACTGACAAAGTACTGCTTTGGAGCACACCATTTTTAAGAATAGTGTCCCCTCAGTTTGCTGGTGTGCATGTAACATGTAGGCTGGGAAGGAAGCAAGATTTGCTCTTGCTTAACATTACACAGGAAAGCAGTAAAACTGGCTGGGTTTTGTCATAACTGGGACCTAagtattaaaacattttaacatATTAAAACAAGCGTGAAGGCCATTAGTGTGGAAAAGTAATTCTGTTTGTTTTAGTGTTTTAGAGGAATCCCAGATTTTTGAGACAAACATCTAGCTTCTTCAAGGGAGATGGAAGATAGACATAGAAATTCTTCATTAATGTTTAGTACAGAAATGCTGGTGGGTTGtccctttgtgtgtgtgtccccatgaGTTCCCCTGAAAAACATCCTGTTTCTCCAAGTTTCAAGGAAGGAGTGTTGAAGTAAGAGACCAGCTTGGTACcccaaaggagaagaaaaatgtcaaGTGACATTCTTGGGCACCAGCCAATTAAGAAAGGGTAGGGGTGGGATGAATGCCTCCACTTTGAGGGAAAGCTTTGGAGTTGGTTCAGAACTTCTCTGTTGGTTCCCGCCCCCCAGTTTCTCAATTGGCTGGTGCCCAAGAATGTCACTTGATGTTTTCCCTCCTTTGGGGTACCGAGCTGGTCTCTTACCTCAACCAGAGGAGAGCCTTCTGGTTCTCCAGTGCAGGCAATGTGGTATGGGCCCTTTGACAGAGCCAGGCTCCTGCGCATGTTCAGCTCGAGGTACCTTACAGAGAAGCAAGGAGAAGACCCAGAGCTGTCTCTGCACTGCTTTTCCCTGCCCAGAGGACTGATGAGAAATGCCCCAGTGGGAAGGTCCCCAGAGCAAATTTACACCAGAAGAAGTAACAGAGGCAAAGGTGGCCCATCCCTGTTTCTGTCCCCTGGGTCCTGTGGGGTTCTGCATGGAATGTTGGGCTGTGCCCGTAGCAACTGTCGCTGTCTCCTGCTCCTGTGGCCGTTGGACACTGGTGGAGCAAcggtggagcagcagctgcaggatctgctccTGGGCTGTCCCTGACCAGCTGCCTTCTGGCCTCAGCACCAGATCTGGCCTCTGGATCGACATCCTCATCTCCTTGTCTGCTGCCAGGCATCCCCACAGCGCTTTGGGACTGTCAAAGGTAAGAAAATCCCCGTTTGCCCTCAAACCACTAACAGAATGGCAGGAGGCTCCAGTTGGCTGTCCCACCAACCACAACAGACATGGTCTGTGGTCACTTCCCCCAGACAAGGTTACACATGTAAGTGGGGTCCAACTTCTGTAGGAATAATGTTGCCTCCAGTGGAAATACAGACCTTTCCATAGAGGATGTAGAGAGCTGTCACTGTGCACTTGCAGATTCTCATCCACTGATGACCTGATTAAAAGTTCTTGGTGCCCATTTAAGTCCTAAACTTATGTTGTGGTCACCCCAAAATATTACTGAGGAGGTCAGGAGGTCTGTCAACAAATCCTGTTACACCCTGACTCTGCTCACGCCTCCTGCAAagctttaaaaatcagaatgatGGGACCTCTCCTCTGTGATCACTGTCATTCAGGACATGGAAGCAGTTTGCCAGGCTTGCCCTCCAATACTGGCTTTCACCTACAAAAATGATCTGGTTTCAGTGAGTCTTAGATACTTACATCATATACAGAAACAGTATAATTTAATATcttcatagattttttttccccgcTTGCATTGGATCTCTTTTCTATAGAGATATTGGTATAGATTTGTCCATGTTTTCCAATGCTCGTAGGTCTGGTTCTGCCTCATGATCAGAGGCAACCATGGAATGCCATGTTGAGTGGTCCTTCTCAAGAACACAATCACAGTATCACAGAATtttctgggttggaagggagtcACAAAGATCATCAAGCCTGGCTCCTAAGCCTGCCCAGGACAGCCTCGAGAATCACACCCTGTGCCCAAGAGCAGTGCCCAAACACTTTTTGAGCTTtctcaggcttggtgctgtgaccccttccctggggaggctgttccagtgcccaccCATCCTCTGGGTGAGGAATCTTTTCCTTATATCCACTGGCACATCTTCCATGCCCTTCTCTTGGGTCTTCTCACTAGCCCCAAGACTGAAGGGAATAGTGCATGGCCTTCTGCTTCCCCTCTtgaggaagctgcagactgCTAGAGGGTACTGCCTCGGAAATTCCAAGTGAAAAAGGCAGCAATCGCACTAAACTGAGGGGAGCTGGGACAGAGGATCTTGTGGTTTGCAATGATGAGGATGAGAAGGAAGGCTACCAACACATCTTGGCAGAATGATTTTTATCTGGAGCATTGTTTTGATCTCTTTCAGGTGGAAAGGAGAGTCAtaatgaaaaggaaagcaaaagccaacAATCAGCCGTGAGTTTTGGCACAGGGGTTAAAGGACAGCAAACTTGAGGAATGGAAAGGAGGAGAACTGCTATTTCAGAGTCAGGGCGGGATTGGTTCAAGCCTGCGGGTCCATGGGAGGTGTCTCTTGACCATTTGCCTTTCTTACATCCACCTCCTTCTTCCTTTAGGCACATCAATGTTGGCAGTGACTTTCAGGCCGAGCTCCCTGAGCTGCAGACCAGACCGCCAAGTGAGGATGAAGAAGAGCCTGCAACCCTGGTCTGGAAGCCCTGGGGGGAAGATGACTCTGACATGGAAAAACCGGACAGAGGTAGCTGTCAAGCTTTTTTTCCACTCCTGAGATACTCAGGTGTGTAAAATGCTCCTTTTTGGGTGAAGAGTCAGTTTTTTGCAGGCTCTGCTTTTGCggcagagcaggaaaaagaacAACTGTCCTGCTCTCCAAATTGGTCAGAGGCATTTGCCACTGGAAGAGGGGAGACTGGACCCCACTTCTTATTACAAAAGATGCTTTGAAGGGAGAACTAGCACTATGTGGGCCCTTGGTTCAGCTGCCCCTTTCTTTGCTCTCATTTTCATGCTTTCCAACCTGCTGTCTTAAGCTCTTGTGCTTTCCTTCTGCCTTGTATGGCAACCTTTCCCCTTCCTCAGCTCAAGCCTGActtttggtgggtttttgttGTGCTTGCAGTAAGAGAACTGTTGGACATGGCCAGCTCCCGTGGCATTCCCGGGGCAGCAGCTAACCTGGAGCTCGCCCTGCACTGCCTGCACCAGGCATGTGGCAGTGTTCCGGTAAGAAACAGCTGTTTGGGTGCAGAGAAGAGTGGACAGGGAATTAATAAGgcccaggcactgggacagcctTTCCTGGCT includes:
- the LOC137464490 gene encoding zinc finger protein 541-like isoform X2 — encoded protein: MPQWEGPQSKFTPEEVTEAKVAHPCFCPLGPVGFCMECWAVPVATVAVSCSCGRWTLVEQRWSSSCRICSWAVPDQLPSGLSTRSGLWIDILISLSAARHPHSALGLSKVERRVIMKRKAKANNQPHINVGSDFQAELPELQTRPPSEDEEEPATLVWKPWGEDDSDMEKPDRVRELLDMASSRGIPGAAANLELALHCLHQACGSVPEALEMLLSGGPPTAQGHPLADYHYAGSDTWTPEEKESFQKAFHTYGKDFHLIQKQIQSKTVAQCVEYYYSWKKEHKPASALAQVSGNEIQTCQEGQETGRRGQNLLVSHARHPFARITLSYAMGKAQQMLPRASLCCCPEILEHNSDPTK
- the LOC137464490 gene encoding zinc finger protein 541-like isoform X1; the protein is MPQWEGPQSKFTPEEVTEAKVAHPCFCPLGPVGFCMECWAVPVATVAVSCSCGRWTLVEQRWSSSCRICSWAVPDQLPSGLSTRSGLWIDILISLSAARHPHSALGLSKVERRVIMKRKAKANNQPHINVGSDFQAELPELQTRPPSEDEEEPATLVWKPWGEDDSDMEKPDRGSCQAFFPLLRYSVRELLDMASSRGIPGAAANLELALHCLHQACGSVPEALEMLLSGGPPTAQGHPLADYHYAGSDTWTPEEKESFQKAFHTYGKDFHLIQKQIQSKTVAQCVEYYYSWKKEHKPASALAQVSGNEIQTCQEGQETGRRGQNLLVSHARHPFARITLSYAMGKAQQMLPRASLCCCPEILEHNSDPTK